One region of Streptomyces capillispiralis genomic DNA includes:
- a CDS encoding Fur family transcriptional regulator yields the protein MTTAGPPVKGRSTRQRAAVSACLQEVDEFRSAQELHDMLKHKGDSVGLTTVYRTLQSLADAGEVDVLRTADGESVYRRCSTGDHHHHLVCRSCGKAVEVEGPAVEKWAEAVAAEHGYVNVAHTVEVFGTCAECAAAANAG from the coding sequence GTGACGACCGCAGGACCGCCCGTGAAGGGCCGCTCCACCCGGCAGCGTGCCGCCGTGTCGGCGTGCCTTCAGGAGGTCGACGAGTTCCGCAGCGCGCAGGAACTGCACGACATGCTCAAGCACAAGGGCGACTCGGTCGGGCTCACCACGGTCTACCGCACCCTGCAGTCCCTCGCCGACGCCGGTGAGGTCGACGTTCTGCGCACCGCCGACGGCGAGTCCGTCTACCGCCGCTGCTCCACCGGCGACCATCACCACCACCTGGTCTGCCGCAGCTGCGGCAAGGCCGTGGAGGTGGAGGGCCCGGCCGTGGAGAAGTGGGCCGAGGCCGTCGCCGCCGAACACGGCTACGTCAACGTGGCGCACACCGTCGAGGTCTTCGGCACCT
- a CDS encoding metal ABC transporter permease: MEILDYAFMQRALLAAVLVGITAPAVGIYLVQRRQALMGDGIGHVAMTGVGLGFLLSWSPVWMATLVSVFGAVFMELVRWYARTRGDIALAMLFYGGMAGGVMFINLAPGGSTTNLSSFLFGSLSTVSASDVTAICLLAAFVVLITVGLRRQLFAVSQDEEFARVTGLPVRFLNLLTAITAAVTVSVAMRVVGLLLVSALMVVPVAAAQQLTRSFAATFAIAVAIGVSTTLGGTVTSYYQDVPPGATIVLLTIGAFIALTALATPLTRRRARALAAAQPGGDPAECAIPAGRTERDGVGA, from the coding sequence ATGGAGATCCTCGACTACGCCTTCATGCAGCGGGCGCTGCTCGCCGCCGTCCTGGTCGGCATCACCGCCCCCGCCGTCGGCATCTACCTCGTGCAGCGCCGCCAGGCCCTCATGGGCGACGGCATCGGCCACGTCGCCATGACCGGCGTCGGCCTCGGCTTCCTGCTCTCCTGGTCCCCGGTGTGGATGGCGACGCTGGTCTCCGTCTTCGGCGCCGTCTTCATGGAGCTGGTCCGCTGGTACGCCAGGACCCGCGGCGACATCGCCCTCGCGATGCTCTTCTACGGCGGTATGGCGGGCGGCGTGATGTTCATCAACCTCGCCCCCGGCGGCTCCACCACGAACCTGTCGTCGTTCCTCTTCGGCTCCCTGTCCACGGTCTCCGCGTCCGACGTCACCGCGATCTGCCTGCTGGCCGCCTTCGTCGTGCTGATCACCGTCGGTCTGCGCCGGCAGCTGTTCGCGGTCAGCCAGGACGAGGAGTTCGCCCGGGTGACGGGCCTGCCGGTGCGGTTCCTGAACCTGCTGACGGCGATCACCGCCGCCGTGACCGTCTCGGTCGCGATGCGCGTGGTCGGCCTGCTGCTGGTGAGCGCGCTCATGGTGGTGCCCGTCGCGGCGGCCCAGCAGCTCACCCGCAGCTTCGCCGCCACCTTCGCCATCGCCGTCGCCATCGGCGTGAGCACGACCCTCGGCGGCACCGTCACCTCGTACTACCAGGACGTGCCGCCCGGTGCGACGATCGTGCTGCTGACCATCGGCGCGTTCATCGCGCTGACCGCGCTGGCCACCCCGCTGACCCGGCGCCGCGCCCGGGCCCTGGCCGCCGCGCAGCCCGGCGGTGATCCCGCCGAGTGCGCCATTCCGGCCGGCCGCACGGAGCGCGACGGGGTCGGCGCCTGA
- a CDS encoding metal ABC transporter ATP-binding protein, which translates to MTEPVIALRGVRAELGSRPVLRGIDLTVHRGEVVALLGANGSGKSTAVRGVIGQVPVSAGEIELFGTPQGRFRDWARVGYVPQRTTAAGGVPATVTEVVSSGRLARTRFGVFRKADREAVRDALELVGMADRAKDSVDALSGGQHQRVLIARALAAGPELLIMDEPMAGVDLVSQDVLADTLRHQVAEGATVLLVLHELGPLEPLIDRAVVLRDGCVLHDGPPPKAVGQHALPGHDHVHPHAPAGTEPIRTGLLS; encoded by the coding sequence ATGACGGAGCCCGTCATCGCCCTGCGCGGCGTCCGCGCAGAACTCGGTTCGCGCCCCGTCCTGCGCGGCATCGACCTCACCGTGCACCGCGGTGAGGTCGTCGCCCTGCTCGGCGCCAACGGCTCGGGCAAGTCGACGGCCGTGCGCGGCGTCATCGGCCAGGTGCCGGTCAGCGCCGGCGAGATCGAGCTGTTCGGCACCCCGCAGGGCCGCTTCCGCGACTGGGCGCGGGTGGGCTACGTCCCGCAGCGCACCACCGCCGCGGGCGGCGTCCCGGCCACGGTGACCGAGGTCGTCTCCTCCGGCCGCCTGGCCCGCACCCGCTTCGGCGTCTTCCGCAAGGCCGACCGCGAGGCGGTGCGCGACGCGCTGGAGCTGGTCGGCATGGCGGACCGCGCCAAGGACTCGGTCGACGCCCTCTCCGGCGGCCAGCACCAGCGCGTCCTGATCGCCCGCGCCCTCGCCGCCGGACCCGAACTGCTGATCATGGACGAGCCGATGGCGGGCGTCGACCTGGTCAGCCAGGACGTCCTCGCCGACACACTGCGCCACCAGGTCGCCGAGGGCGCCACCGTCCTGCTCGTCCTGCACGAACTGGGCCCGCTAGAGCCCCTGATCGACCGGGCGGTCGTCCTGCGCGACGGCTGCGTCCTGCACGACGGCCCGCCCCCGAAGGCCGTCGGCCAGCACGCGCTGCCCGGCCACGACCACGTCCACCCGCACGCGCCGGCGGGCACCGAACCGATCCGCACGGGACTGCTCAGCTGA
- a CDS encoding metal ABC transporter substrate-binding protein, with product MNVRRHHISGAALAAVTALGLGTLTACSSDSAAAGGTDKFDVVASFYPMAFLAEQIGGDHVNVTSLTEPGQEPHDLEISAKQTAQLQESDAALYLKGLQPSVDEAIGQSEVRTKIDAATLTSLEEHGAEVGGHAEESADEHAHEDEHAEEEHAGEHAEEEHGHSHETEGGKDPHIWLDPVKYAEVAEGVGKAFEKADPDHAADYKKNTEALVGKLNDLDTTFKTGLRDRKTDVFITTHAAFGYLAERYGLTEEAISGLDPESEPSGARVKELEKMAKADGVTTVFYETLVSDKTAKTLAGDAGLETDVLDPLEGITDESRGDDYFQVMEANLKALRTALGAK from the coding sequence ATGAACGTACGACGACACCACATATCCGGGGCCGCGCTGGCGGCGGTCACCGCACTCGGCCTCGGAACGCTGACCGCCTGTTCCTCCGACAGCGCGGCCGCGGGCGGCACCGACAAGTTCGACGTCGTCGCGTCGTTCTACCCGATGGCCTTCCTCGCCGAGCAGATCGGCGGCGACCACGTCAACGTCACCAGCCTCACCGAGCCCGGCCAGGAGCCGCACGACCTGGAGATCAGCGCCAAGCAGACCGCGCAGCTCCAGGAGTCCGACGCGGCGCTCTACCTCAAGGGCCTCCAGCCCTCCGTCGACGAGGCCATCGGCCAGTCCGAGGTCAGGACGAAGATCGACGCGGCCACCCTGACCTCCCTGGAGGAGCACGGCGCCGAGGTCGGCGGTCACGCGGAGGAGTCCGCCGACGAGCACGCCCACGAGGACGAGCACGCCGAGGAGGAGCACGCCGGCGAGCACGCCGAGGAGGAGCACGGCCACAGCCACGAGACGGAGGGCGGCAAGGACCCCCACATCTGGCTGGACCCGGTGAAGTACGCCGAGGTCGCCGAGGGCGTCGGCAAGGCCTTCGAGAAGGCCGACCCCGACCACGCCGCCGACTACAAGAAGAACACCGAGGCCCTGGTCGGCAAGCTGAACGACCTCGACACCACCTTCAAGACCGGCCTGCGGGACAGGAAGACCGACGTCTTCATCACCACGCACGCCGCCTTCGGCTACCTCGCCGAGCGCTACGGCCTGACCGAGGAGGCCATCAGCGGCCTGGACCCCGAGTCCGAGCCCAGCGGCGCCCGCGTGAAGGAACTTGAGAAGATGGCCAAGGCCGACGGCGTCACCACCGTGTTCTACGAGACGCTCGTCAGCGACAAGACCGCCAAGACCCTCGCCGGCGACGCCGGACTCGAGACGGACGTCCTCGACCCGCTCGAGGGCATCACCGACGAGTCCCGCGGCGACGACTACTTCCAGGTCATGGAGGCCAACCTCAAGGCCCTGCGGACGGCCCTGGGAGCCAAGTGA
- a CDS encoding glycine--tRNA ligase, with amino-acid sequence MAADKIDTIVSLSKRRGFVFPCSEIYGGQRAAWDYGPLGVELKENLKRQWWRYMVTSREDVVGIDSSVILAPEVWVASGHVATFTDPLTECTSCHKRFRADHLEEAYEEKKGHAPENGLADLNCPNCGNKGTFTEPKQFSGLLSTHLGPTQDSGSIAYLRPETAQGIFTNFGQVQTTSRRKPPFGIAQMGKSFRNEITPGNFIFRTREFEQMEMEFFVKPGEDEQWQEYWMEQRWNWYTGLGLREENMRWYEHPKEKLSHYSKRTADIEYRFSFGGSEWGELEGVANRTDYDLSAHSKASGQDLSYFDQEAGERWTPYVIEPAAGVGRAMLAFLLDAYVEDEAPNAKGKMEKRTVLRLDHRLAPVKVAVLPLSRNADLSPKAKGLAQALRQNWNIDFDDAGAIGRRYRRQDEIGTPFCVTVDFDTLDDNAVTVRERDTMKQERVSLDQIEGYLASRLIGC; translated from the coding sequence GTGGCCGCCGACAAGATCGACACCATCGTCAGCCTGAGCAAGCGCCGTGGCTTCGTTTTCCCTTGTAGTGAGATCTACGGCGGCCAGCGTGCCGCCTGGGATTACGGGCCGCTGGGTGTCGAGCTCAAGGAGAACCTCAAGCGCCAGTGGTGGCGCTACATGGTCACGTCGCGCGAGGACGTCGTCGGTATCGACTCGTCCGTCATCCTGGCCCCCGAGGTGTGGGTGGCCTCCGGCCACGTCGCCACCTTCACGGACCCGCTGACCGAGTGCACCTCCTGCCACAAGCGGTTCCGCGCGGACCACTTGGAGGAGGCGTACGAGGAGAAGAAGGGCCACGCCCCGGAGAACGGCCTCGCCGACCTCAACTGCCCCAACTGCGGCAACAAGGGCACCTTCACCGAGCCCAAGCAGTTCTCGGGTCTGCTCTCCACCCACCTCGGCCCGACGCAGGACTCCGGCTCCATCGCCTACCTGCGCCCCGAGACCGCCCAGGGCATCTTCACCAACTTCGGCCAGGTGCAGACCACTTCGCGCCGCAAGCCGCCGTTCGGCATCGCCCAGATGGGCAAGTCCTTCCGCAACGAGATCACGCCCGGCAACTTCATCTTCCGCACCCGCGAGTTCGAGCAGATGGAGATGGAGTTCTTCGTCAAGCCGGGCGAGGACGAGCAGTGGCAGGAGTACTGGATGGAGCAGCGCTGGAACTGGTACACCGGCCTGGGCCTGCGCGAGGAGAACATGCGGTGGTACGAGCACCCGAAGGAGAAGCTCTCCCACTACTCCAAGCGCACCGCTGACATCGAATACCGCTTCTCGTTCGGCGGCAGCGAGTGGGGCGAGCTGGAGGGTGTCGCCAACCGCACCGACTACGACCTCTCCGCCCACTCCAAGGCCTCCGGCCAGGACCTCTCCTACTTCGACCAGGAGGCCGGCGAGCGCTGGACGCCGTACGTCATCGAGCCGGCGGCCGGTGTCGGCCGGGCGATGCTCGCCTTCCTGCTCGACGCCTACGTCGAGGACGAGGCGCCCAACGCCAAGGGCAAGATGGAGAAGCGGACCGTGCTGCGGCTCGACCACCGCCTCGCCCCGGTCAAGGTCGCGGTGCTCCCGCTGTCCCGCAACGCCGACCTGTCCCCGAAGGCCAAGGGTCTCGCCCAGGCGCTGCGGCAGAACTGGAACATCGACTTCGACGACGCCGGCGCCATCGGCCGCCGTTACCGCCGGCAGGACGAGATCGGTACGCCGTTCTGCGTCACCGTCGACTTCGACACCCTGGACGACAACGCGGTGACCGTGCGCGAGCGCGACACCATGAAGCAGGAGCGCGTCTCGCTGGACCAGATCGAGGGCTACCTCGCGTCCCGGCTGATCGGCTGCTGA
- a CDS encoding MFS transporter — MPELSHGRRMLVLAICCMSLLIVSLDNTVLNVALPAMQREFHASTSGLQWTIDAYTLVLASLLMLAGSTADRIGRRRVFMAGLVVFTLGSVLCSLAPDLPSLVAFRTVQAVGGSMLNPVAMSIITNTFTDRRERARAIGAWGAVVGISMAAGPLVGGLLVESVGWRAIFWINLPVGLAALLLTWRFVPESRAPKARRPDPVGQLLVIVLFGSLTYAIIEAPHAALAVTAPFAAVALAALLALLRYEPRRPEPLIDLRFFRSAPFSGATVIAVSAFAALGGFLFLSTLYLQNVRGLSALEAGLWMLPMAVPTFLCAPLSGRLVGSRGPRLPLLVAGGAMTASGLLFALFEAETSDTTLFLGYVLFGIGFGFVNAPITNTAVSGMPTAQAGVASAVASTSRQLGQTLGVAVVGAVLAAGVGSSSYADAFVPAARPGWWILAACGLSVLLVGALTSGRWARATAERTAGRLTSPETRRATPADV; from the coding sequence ATGCCCGAGCTCAGCCACGGCCGTCGCATGCTGGTGCTCGCGATCTGCTGCATGAGCCTGCTGATCGTGAGCCTGGACAACACGGTCCTGAACGTCGCCCTGCCCGCCATGCAGCGGGAGTTCCACGCGAGCACCTCGGGCCTGCAGTGGACCATCGACGCGTACACCCTCGTCCTGGCGTCGCTGCTGATGCTCGCGGGCTCCACCGCCGACCGGATCGGCCGCAGACGGGTGTTCATGGCGGGCCTGGTGGTCTTCACCCTCGGCTCGGTGCTGTGCTCGCTCGCGCCGGACCTGCCGTCGCTGGTGGCGTTCCGTACGGTGCAGGCGGTGGGCGGCTCGATGCTGAACCCGGTCGCCATGTCGATCATCACCAACACCTTCACCGACCGGCGCGAGCGGGCCCGCGCGATCGGTGCGTGGGGCGCGGTCGTCGGCATCTCGATGGCCGCCGGTCCCCTGGTCGGCGGGCTGCTGGTGGAGTCGGTCGGCTGGCGCGCCATCTTCTGGATCAACCTGCCGGTGGGGCTGGCCGCGCTGCTGCTCACCTGGCGTTTCGTCCCGGAGTCCCGCGCGCCGAAGGCGCGCCGCCCGGACCCGGTGGGCCAGCTCCTGGTGATCGTCCTCTTCGGCTCCCTCACGTACGCGATCATCGAGGCCCCGCACGCCGCCCTCGCGGTGACCGCCCCCTTCGCCGCCGTGGCCCTCGCCGCCCTGCTCGCCCTCCTGCGCTACGAGCCGCGCCGCCCCGAACCCCTCATCGACCTGCGGTTCTTCCGCTCCGCCCCGTTCAGCGGGGCCACCGTGATCGCGGTGAGCGCGTTCGCGGCGCTCGGCGGGTTCCTGTTCCTGTCCACGCTGTACCTCCAGAACGTCCGGGGCCTGAGCGCCCTGGAGGCGGGCCTGTGGATGCTCCCGATGGCCGTCCCCACGTTCCTGTGCGCCCCGCTGTCCGGCCGGCTGGTCGGCAGCCGGGGCCCGCGCCTGCCGCTGCTGGTCGCGGGCGGCGCGATGACGGCCAGCGGGCTCCTCTTCGCCCTCTTCGAGGCCGAGACGTCGGACACCACCCTGTTCCTCGGCTACGTCCTGTTCGGCATCGGCTTCGGCTTCGTCAACGCCCCCATCACCAACACGGCCGTCTCCGGCATGCCGACCGCGCAGGCCGGGGTGGCCTCGGCGGTCGCCTCCACCAGCCGCCAGCTCGGCCAGACGCTGGGCGTGGCGGTGGTCGGCGCGGTGCTGGCGGCGGGCGTCGGCTCCTCGTCGTACGCGGACGCGTTCGTGCCGGCCGCGCGGCCCGGCTGGTGGATCCTCGCCGCGTGCGGTCTGTCGGTCCTGCTGGTGGGCGCCCTGACCTCGGGCCGCTGGGCCCGCGCCACCGCGGAGCGCACGGCCGGGCGGCTGACCTCGCCGGAGACCCGCCGGGCCACCCCGGCGGACGTCTGA
- the dusB gene encoding tRNA dihydrouridine synthase DusB, translating to MSTPLSTTNPSLRIGPHAVQPPVVLAPMAGITNAPFRTLCREFSGGKGLFVSEMITTRALVERNDKTMQLIRFDASEKPRSIQLYGVDPATVGKAVRMIAEEDLADHIDLNFGCPVPKVTRKGGGSALPYKRNLLRSILREAVAGAGDLPVTMKMRKGIDDDHLTYLDAGRIAVEEGVTAIALHGRTAAQHYGGTADWEAIARLKEHVPEIPVLGNGDIWSAEDALRMVRETGCDGVVVGRGCLGRPWLFADLVAAFEGRAQDLARPALREVADVMVRHATLLGEWIGDEARGVIDFRKHVAWYLKGFAVGSEMRKRLAVTSSLAQLRAGLDELDLDQPWPTGADGPRGRTSGNNRVVLPDGWLKDPYDCAGVTEDAELDTSGG from the coding sequence ATGTCCACGCCCCTGTCGACGACGAACCCGTCCCTGCGGATCGGCCCGCACGCGGTGCAGCCGCCCGTCGTCCTGGCCCCCATGGCCGGGATCACCAACGCCCCGTTCCGGACGCTGTGCCGGGAGTTCAGCGGGGGCAAGGGGCTGTTCGTCAGCGAGATGATCACCACCCGGGCGCTGGTCGAACGCAACGACAAGACGATGCAGCTGATCCGCTTCGACGCGAGCGAGAAGCCCCGCTCCATCCAGCTGTACGGCGTCGACCCGGCGACCGTCGGCAAGGCCGTCCGCATGATCGCGGAGGAGGACCTCGCCGACCACATCGACCTCAACTTCGGCTGCCCGGTGCCCAAGGTGACCCGCAAGGGCGGCGGCTCGGCCCTGCCCTACAAGCGCAACCTGCTGCGGTCCATCCTGCGCGAGGCCGTCGCCGGCGCCGGGGACCTGCCGGTGACGATGAAGATGCGCAAGGGCATCGACGACGACCACCTCACCTACCTGGACGCCGGACGGATCGCGGTGGAGGAGGGCGTGACCGCCATCGCGCTCCACGGCCGCACCGCCGCCCAGCACTACGGCGGCACCGCCGACTGGGAGGCGATCGCCCGGTTGAAGGAGCACGTCCCGGAGATCCCGGTGCTCGGCAACGGCGACATCTGGTCGGCCGAGGACGCGCTGCGGATGGTGCGCGAGACGGGCTGCGACGGCGTGGTCGTGGGCCGGGGCTGCCTGGGCCGGCCGTGGCTGTTCGCGGATCTGGTGGCGGCGTTCGAAGGGCGCGCGCAGGACCTCGCGCGGCCCGCGCTCCGGGAGGTCGCGGACGTGATGGTCCGGCACGCCACGCTGCTCGGCGAGTGGATCGGCGACGAGGCGCGCGGGGTGATCGACTTCCGCAAGCACGTTGCCTGGTACCTGAAGGGCTTCGCGGTCGGCTCCGAGATGCGCAAGCGCCTCGCGGTCACGTCCTCGCTGGCACAGCTGCGGGCGGGACTGGACGAGCTGGACCTCGACCAGCCCTGGCCCACCGGCGCCGACGGCCCCCGCGGCCGGACGTCCGGGAACAACCGCGTGGTGCTGCCGGACGGCTGGCTGAAGGACCCGTACGACTGCGCGGGCGTGACCGAGGACGCGGAGCTCGACACCTCCGGCGGCTGA
- the ppdK gene encoding pyruvate, phosphate dikinase yields the protein MSENKDPHVAQPGTSVEGVKFVYDFTEGNKDLKDLLGGKGANLAEMTNLGLPVPPGFTITTEACKTYLDSGEEPAALRDEVSAHLDALEATMGKKLGQADDPLLVSVRSGAKFSMPGMMDTVLNIGLSDKSVQGLARQAGDDRFAWDSYRRLIQMFGKTVLGVDGELFEDALEAAKTAKKVTVDTELEAADLKKLVTKFKKIVRTEAGRDFPQDPREQMDLAIKAVFDSWNGDRAKLYRRQERIPHDLGTAVNVCSMVFGNLGPDSGTGVAFTRDPASGHQGVYGDYLQNAQGEDVVAGIRNTVPLAELESIDKKSYDQLMQIMETLENHYKDLCDIEFTIERGQLWMLQTRVGKRTAGAAFRIATQLVDQGLIDEAEALTRVNGAQLAQLMFPRFDEDAKVEQVGRGIAASPGAAVGKAVFDSYTAVKWSRSGEKVILIRRETNPDDLDGMIAAEGILTSRGGKTSHAAVVARGMGKTCVCGAEELEVDTKRRRMTVPGGHVVEEGDVVSIDGSSGKVYLGEVPVVPSPVVEYFEGRMHPGADDADELVEAVHRMMAFADRKRRLRVRANADNAEDALRARRFGAQGIGLCRTEHMFLGDRRELVERLILADTEAEREESLKALLPLQKRDFVELFEAMDGLPVTIRLLDPPLHEFLPDITELSVRVALAESRQEPHENELRLLQAVHRLHEQNPMLGLRGVRLGLVIPGLFTMQVRAIAEAAAERRAAKGDPRAEIMIPLVGTVQELEIVREEADKVIAEVEAATGTELRLAIGTMIELPRAALTAGQIAEAAEFFSFGTNDLTQTVWGFSRDDVEASFFTAYLEKGIFGVSPFETIDKDGVGSLVKLAARAGRATRPDLKLGVCGEHGGDPESVHFFHEVGLDYVSCSPFRIPVARLEAGRAAVTSAGSDHR from the coding sequence GTGTCGGAAAACAAAGATCCCCACGTAGCTCAGCCGGGCACGAGCGTTGAGGGCGTGAAGTTCGTCTACGACTTCACCGAAGGCAACAAGGACCTCAAGGACCTCCTCGGCGGCAAGGGCGCCAACCTCGCCGAGATGACCAACCTGGGCCTCCCCGTCCCGCCCGGCTTCACCATCACCACCGAGGCCTGCAAGACCTACCTCGACAGTGGCGAGGAACCGGCGGCACTGCGTGACGAGGTGAGTGCGCACCTCGACGCCCTCGAAGCGACCATGGGCAAGAAGCTCGGGCAGGCCGACGACCCCCTCCTCGTGTCGGTCCGCTCCGGGGCCAAGTTCTCCATGCCCGGCATGATGGACACCGTCCTCAACATCGGCCTCTCCGACAAGTCGGTGCAGGGCCTGGCCCGGCAGGCCGGCGACGACCGGTTCGCCTGGGACTCCTACCGGCGCCTCATCCAGATGTTCGGCAAGACCGTCCTCGGCGTCGACGGCGAGCTGTTCGAGGACGCGCTGGAGGCGGCGAAGACGGCCAAGAAGGTCACCGTCGACACCGAGCTGGAGGCCGCCGACCTCAAGAAGCTCGTCACCAAGTTCAAGAAGATCGTCAGGACCGAGGCCGGGCGGGACTTCCCGCAGGACCCGCGCGAGCAGATGGACCTCGCCATCAAGGCCGTCTTCGACTCCTGGAACGGCGACCGCGCCAAGCTCTACCGCCGCCAGGAGCGCATCCCGCACGACCTCGGCACAGCGGTCAACGTCTGCTCCATGGTCTTCGGCAACCTCGGCCCCGACTCCGGCACCGGTGTCGCCTTCACCCGCGACCCCGCCTCCGGCCACCAGGGCGTCTACGGCGACTACCTCCAGAACGCGCAGGGCGAGGACGTCGTCGCCGGCATCCGCAACACCGTGCCGCTCGCGGAACTGGAGTCGATCGACAAGAAGTCCTACGACCAGCTGATGCAGATCATGGAGACGCTGGAGAACCACTACAAGGACCTCTGCGACATCGAGTTCACCATCGAGCGCGGCCAGCTGTGGATGCTCCAGACCCGCGTCGGCAAGCGCACGGCGGGCGCGGCCTTCCGCATCGCCACGCAGCTGGTGGACCAGGGCCTGATCGACGAGGCCGAGGCGCTGACCCGCGTCAACGGCGCGCAGCTCGCCCAGCTGATGTTCCCGCGCTTCGACGAGGACGCGAAGGTCGAGCAGGTGGGCCGCGGCATCGCCGCCTCCCCGGGCGCGGCCGTCGGCAAGGCGGTCTTCGACTCCTACACCGCCGTCAAGTGGTCGCGCTCCGGTGAGAAGGTCATCCTGATCCGCCGCGAGACCAACCCCGACGACCTCGACGGCATGATCGCGGCCGAGGGCATCCTCACCTCCCGCGGCGGCAAGACCTCCCACGCGGCCGTGGTCGCGCGCGGCATGGGCAAGACCTGCGTCTGCGGCGCGGAGGAGCTGGAGGTCGACACCAAGCGCCGCCGGATGACCGTCCCCGGCGGGCACGTCGTCGAGGAGGGCGACGTCGTCTCCATCGACGGCTCGTCCGGCAAGGTCTACCTGGGCGAGGTCCCGGTCGTCCCCTCCCCGGTCGTCGAGTACTTCGAGGGCCGGATGCACCCGGGCGCCGACGACGCCGACGAGCTGGTCGAGGCCGTGCACCGGATGATGGCCTTCGCCGACCGCAAGCGCCGGCTGCGGGTGCGCGCCAACGCCGACAACGCCGAGGACGCCCTGCGCGCCCGCCGTTTCGGCGCCCAGGGCATCGGCCTGTGCCGCACCGAGCACATGTTCCTCGGCGACCGGCGCGAGCTGGTCGAACGCCTGATCCTCGCCGACACCGAGGCCGAGCGCGAGGAGTCCCTGAAGGCCCTGCTGCCGCTCCAGAAGCGGGACTTCGTGGAACTCTTCGAGGCGATGGACGGCCTGCCGGTCACCATCCGCCTGCTCGACCCGCCGCTGCACGAGTTCCTGCCCGACATCACCGAGCTGTCGGTCCGCGTCGCCCTCGCCGAGTCCCGCCAGGAGCCGCACGAGAACGAACTGCGTCTCCTCCAGGCCGTACACCGCCTGCACGAGCAGAACCCGATGCTGGGCCTGCGCGGTGTCCGTCTCGGCCTGGTCATCCCGGGCCTGTTCACCATGCAGGTGCGGGCCATCGCGGAGGCCGCCGCCGAGCGCAGGGCCGCCAAGGGCGACCCGCGCGCGGAGATCATGATCCCGCTGGTCGGCACCGTCCAGGAGCTGGAGATCGTCCGCGAGGAGGCCGACAAGGTCATCGCCGAGGTCGAGGCCGCCACCGGCACGGAACTCAGGCTGGCCATCGGCACGATGATCGAGCTGCCGCGCGCCGCGCTGACCGCCGGCCAGATCGCGGAGGCGGCGGAGTTCTTCTCCTTCGGCACCAACGACCTCACCCAGACGGTGTGGGGCTTCTCCCGGGATGACGTGGAGGCCAGCTTCTTCACCGCCTACCTGGAGAAGGGCATCTTCGGGGTGTCGCCGTTCGAGACGATCGACAAGGACGGCGTCGGCTCCCTGGTGAAGCTCGCCGCCCGGGCCGGCCGCGCCACCCGCCCCGACCTGAAGCTCGGCGTCTGCGGCGAGCACGGCGGCGACCCCGAGTCGGTCCACTTCTTCCACGAGGTCGGCCTGGACTACGTCTCCTGCTCCCCGTTCCGCATCCCGGTCGCCCGACTGGAGGCCGGCCGCGCGGCGGTCACCTCGGCGGGCAGCGACCACCGCTGA